The genomic segment AAATCCTCCAGGCGCACCCACTTTGAGCGTTTAACATAACGGCAGCTCACACAAGAGTCGTCACCCTTTACCTGTTTGTGCAATCTGCTACTCGAGAAAATTAACGAATCGGCTGCAGCCCTTAACTGACGGGAGGTCTGAGAAACTTCCAGACGAACAATGAAACAGCATTTTCTATCAGTGCCACATTCCGCTTTAGCGATAAAAAAATGGGATTAATGCATTCAGACGGGCAAGCGTGATGCCCTGCACAATTTCGACTCACTCTGCATTCAGATGCTGCCGCCGATAAGCGGTGGGGGACATACCCACCAGGCGGTTAAAAAAGCGGTGAAAAGAAGATTTATTATTAAAACCCGACGCCAGCAAAATATCTAACACGGTCATATGCTCACAGCTCGGGTCTGCCAGCAGTCGTTTGGCGTGCTCTACGCGGTGTTGATTAATAAATTCAAAGAAACGGGTTCCCAGCTCTCGATTTATGGCTAGGGAAACGACTCTGGCGGGCTGCTGGATACGCTCGGCAAACTCTTCAATATTAATACTGGGCTGCAAATGCAGTCTCTGGCTTTTGATGCCAAGCTCTATGGCCGCCAATACCTCGGCAGACACAGGGTTTGCCTCGGCGGCGCCTTCATCGCCAGTAAATTTTGCGTGCAGCGTCCAAGTACAGGCAAGATTATAAAAAATAAGACCGTTGATCAGCAAAAAGCGAATGAAATTGTGTGAAGTTCCTACCGTATCGGCCACCGTCCCACCGATGAAATCGGCGATACAAATCACTAACACAGACCAGCCCCAGCTGACCAAAAAGCAAAGGCTGAGCACCACCAGCCAGGCAATTT from the Gilvimarinus sp. DA14 genome contains:
- a CDS encoding helix-turn-helix domain-containing protein; its protein translation is MDNRIFNLHDIFLIITIFEVLLLAAYRTVHRDKNSAPGNWLTMFLLVVAIDMVTNLIMWNPEFPLQGWGRDRLLALLFAFSHFARGPLFYFYVRSLLQEQKHLGRSDWLHAIPVLVALLAVVWLGVTTTDLQSRADTSLADKLASGLWYFSSVVSVAYACWCVLLLNRSVRQAKQRLSCLPSSEIAWLVVLSLCFLVSWGWSVLVICIADFIGGTVADTVGTSHNFIRFLLINGLIFYNLACTWTLHAKFTGDEGAAEANPVSAEVLAAIELGIKSQRLHLQPSINIEEFAERIQQPARVVSLAINRELGTRFFEFINQHRVEHAKRLLADPSCEHMTVLDILLASGFNNKSSFHRFFNRLVGMSPTAYRRQHLNAE